In Bombus fervidus isolate BK054 chromosome 11, iyBomFerv1, whole genome shotgun sequence, a single genomic region encodes these proteins:
- the LOC139992235 gene encoding focadhesin, producing MDEIEYKLESTNPVLISHATSKLFESIKKKKCDQQTDHISKIPEFKLLLTKRDSTNVTLSISACQALTALVENGLWDINEALATFISSISSIKNCMVATTTISHLLILDLKRDTGKENIYPFTLHTPQHPFITILTQDKHSWQTILNQMTFILNHQDPRIKENGMKMLRPVFLYVLCNPSSDSMDYCMQQIWQLLIRSRHSTYIQTEVLLWMCTAEIHSCINTNYRILELAEKAASERNREYCTALLPMIVSLVIQLLKKGSDPTPNFHVILFIMDHCDIYIGNLVLTLMAEVITLCPAIYLYTTLQICTMIIKKMSYNDIFFYTLIASIVKWIAYPSVLCSEALDMARDLASEMFTRTKLTCNNETIFSNKLFTVFTHSDPYIQFYTELVHCWSIWNQNDILLWLNNISCVPTCLKDKCKLLISGLLLQSNEPQIVQLCCNILVDVSRERTNFGSHMLSLVLHKLTKCKSSIESKCLLLVMPELMITKENVPIVNHTFNGLLNGDKQLKYFIIELYLKALKKEPRCYRFLFAAIIKVMEDDLSWYANATCARAMKHICENYPEHGEKLVPLILQILNRSTGMNGGTASALALGCISALYKASVIDICSTWRVLSPKMEKEKRSVVLESLCELLADVAFYAPSSQCLEEHDHQLIDDIVSKLWKYTTCNDVKVIKAALKALASYRLEQLSLKTLPVEFRSNLVLPATYAKIPTDTVKNPEDVLPYIPGVCWIQMLQNINKTTLPAAGNLLISFVIEEVNSFRSGMYDWPQGEPQNFKYLPDKSVIRAVGEYLRKTNKFDSNNHCIVTECLRIFAHKYPKPLPNINWSFLKDTFHLSAEAKQYTLSIACHHATISLSAKSFIEDYLSTYKSLNDAEDFIWKDNEHPILYENLEYLCQAVQPNIIKWFLKITLECTIKKMNVGNEDSIKSFHCIMYSYAQALRNPEICHVNSTLLSTILEELLDKIDLTYDRFYPYFMAALELPMEHLERTTSPKVWWETMARKLKNAIAIRAELSLKKSNSEAPLKWLNEIIGETFASTSSVQTYFLEIIQKVQANMQFERSSSNWILELMAQVQGFLMDSSQNHNDKIQFYCNVLFISVISLSGIDSMLMKRDLVIKSQNVRIKLFPQALTVLSDRENWKHAIPQMMEWLNYMRTNHISNTYKYTFHRALISLRHNSYYKNVWSKYLSIKTDIDI from the exons ATGGatgaaatagaatataaattagaatCGACGAATCCTGTATTAATATCGCAC GCAACATCGAAACTCTTCGAATCcattaagaaaaagaaatgcgATCAACAAACGGACCATATTTCTAAG ATACCCGAGTTTAAGTTGTTATTAACAAAACGAGATAGTACAAATGTCACGCTCAGCATATCTGCCTGTCAAGCCCTAACTGCTCTGGTTGAAAATGGATTATGGGACATTAACGAGGCTTTAGCTACTTTCATCTCGAGTATCTCTTCTATAAA AAATTGTATGGTTGCTACTACAACCATAAGCCATTTACTAATATTAGATTTAAAACGCGATacaggaaaagaaaatatatatccgTTTACATTACATACGCCACAACACCCTTTTATAACCATTTTAACTCAAGACAAACATAGCTGGCAGACTATATTAAATCAGATGACATTTATTCTGAATCATCAGGATCCTCg aattaaagaaaatggCATGAAAATGTTACGACCGGTATTTTTGTATGTTTTATGCAATCCTTCATCAGATTCGATGGATTACTGTATGCAACAAATTTGGCAACTGTTAATTAGATCGAGACACAGTACATATATACAGACAGAAGTTTTACTTTGGATGTGCACAGCGGAAATTCATTCTTGTATAAATACAAACTATAGAATCTTAGAGCTTGCAGAGAAAGCTGCATcagaaagaaacagagaatATTGTACAGCTTTGTTGCCGATGATTGTGTCCTTagttatacaattattaaagaaaGGTTCTGATCCAACACCAAATTTTCATGTTATATTGTTTATCATGGACCACTGTGATATCTATATTGGGAATCTTGTGCTAACATTAATGGCAGAAGTAATTACTTTATGTCCGGctatttatttgtatactaCTTTACAAATAT GTACGatgataataaagaaaatgtcttacaacgatatatttttctacactTTGATAGCATCTATTGTAAAATGGATTGCATATCCATCCGTATTGTGTTCTGAGGCACTGGACATGGCGAGAGATTTAGCCAGCGAGATGTTTACAAGAACGAAATTAACGTGCAACAATGAAACGATATTCTCAAATAAACTTTTTACAGTGTTTACTCATTCCGACCCATACATTCAATTCTACACGGAGCTAGTACATTGCTGGAGTATCTGGAACCAAAATGATATTCTATTATGGTTGAACAACATATCATGCGTACCAACTTGCTTAAAAGACAAATGTAAACTATTGATATCTGGTCTCCTTTTACAGTCAAACGAGCCACAAATAGTTCAACTGTGTTGTAATATACTCGTTGATGTTAGCAGAGAAAGGACAAATTTTGGATCGCACATGCTCTCATTGGTATTGCATAAATTAACCAAATGTAAAAGCAGTATAGAATCAAAATGTTTGTTACTGGTAATGCCTGAGCTTAtgataacgaaagaaaatgtCCCAATCGTTAATCATACCTTTAACGGGTTATTAAACGGTGACAAGcaactgaaatattttataatcgaattatatttgaaagcaTTGAAAAAAGAACCGAGATGTTACAGATTTCTCTTTGCTGCAATAATCAAAGTAATGGAAGACGATCTCTCCTGGTATGCGAATGCAACTTGTGCAAGAGCTATGAAACATATTTGTGAAAATTATCCTGAACATGGGGAAAAATTGGTACCATTGATATTGCAAATATTAAATCGTTCGACGGGTATGAACGGCGGAACCGCAAGCGCGCTCGCGCTTGGATGTATTTCTGCTCTTTACAAAGCATCCGTAATAGACATTTGTTCGACATGGAGAGTGCTATCtccaaaaatggaaaaagagaagCGGTCTGTTGTTTTAGAAAGCTTGTGCGAACTACTTGCTGATGTTGCATTCTATGCACCTTCTTCTCAATGCCTCGAAGAACACGACCATCAATTGATCGACGATATCGTATCGAAGTTGTGGAAATACACGACATGTAATGATGTAAAGGTAATCAAAGCTGCACTTAAAGCTCTAGCTTCGTACCGTCTCGAACAATTATCCTTGAAAACATTACCAGTAGAATTTAGATCTAATCTCGTACTACCAGCTACGTATGCGAAAATTCCAACCGACACGGTAAAAAACCCAGAGGACGTGCTTCCGTATATACCTGGTGTTTGTTGGATCCAAATgcttcaaaatataaataaaacgacTTTGCCAGCAGCCGGGAACCTTTTAATTTCCTTCGTGATAGAAGAAGTAAATAGCTTCCGATCCGGCATGTACGACTGGCCTCAAGGGGAGccacaaaattttaaatatttaccagACAAAAGCGTAATCAGAGCGGTCGGTGAATATTTGAggaaaactaataaatttgattcGAATAATCATTGTATTGTTACGGAATGCCTACGAATATTCGCTCATAAATATCCGAAACCATTACCCAATATAAATTGGAGTTTTTTGAAGGATACTTTTCACCTATCAGCCGAAGCAAAACAATATACTCTTTCTATCGCGTGTCATCATGCGACGATATCTTTATCTGCTAAATCTTTTATAGAAGATTATCTATCGACGTATAAATCTTTAAACGATGCAGAAGATTTCATTTGGAAAGACAATGAGCACCCgatattgtatgaaaatcTCGAGTACTTGTGTCAAGCTGTACAACCAAATATCATTAAATGGTTCTTAAAAATTACCTTAGAatgtacaattaaaaaaatgaacgtTGGTAACGAAGATTCGATAAAATCGTTTCATTGCATCATGTATTCATATGCTCAGGCATTAAGAAATCCAGAAATATGCCATGTTAACTCTACACTGCTTTCTACCATACTGGAAGAACTTTTGGACAAAATAGATTTAACGTACGACCGTTTCTACCCTTATTTCATGGCAGCTTTGGAATTACCAATGGAGCATTTAGAAAGAACTACATCCCCTAAAGTATGGTGGGAAACAATGGccagaaaattaaagaatgcgATCGCGATTAGAGCCGAATTGTCTTTAAAAAAGTCTAATTCCGAAGCCCCCTTAAAGTGGTTGAACGAGATCATCGGTGAAACTTTTGCTTCTACATCAAG tgTGCAGACGTATTTTCtcgaaattatacaaaaagtaCAAGCCAATATGCAATTCGAAAGATCCAGTTCAAATTGGATTCTGGAGCTTATGGCACAAGTTCAAGGATTTTTAATGGACTCATCACAAAATCATAATGACAAAATACAATTCTAttgtaatgttttatttatctctGTGATAAGCTTGTCTGGCATAGACTCCATGTTAATGAAACGAGATCTAGTGATTAAATCGCAAAATgtcagaataaaattatttcctcAAGCTCTAACAGTTCTTTCCGATAGAGAGAATTGGAAACATGCAATTCCACAG ATGATGGAATGGTTAAATTATATGAGAACGAATCATATTtctaatacatataaatacacgTTTCATCGGgcattaatttctttaagacataattcatattataaaaatgtatggagtaaatatttatcgattaaaaCGGACATCGATATTTAA
- the LOC139992238 gene encoding protein C1orf43 homolog, whose amino-acid sequence MTEELSGVTIVIFIAAGVLTILLLFIFAKRQIMRFALRSRRGPHIPIGHDARKSLKKEIERRIEVIPRIQYEPQLISDPRFILTPRGQVSPHYYRLKAVDDVKTLEAEITKYDNCLKRHPSENLRAYLLAILATPLNGSGQRLIHQFCDLYEHARHDPTEFGDEEYQVYTRLFLKLMDAARLLKSYPSSRKSSPSRTPIKKNIETKRNILEPKMKLLEDQTLTGSRPNTLTVMMLDNSETSV is encoded by the exons ATGACGGAAGAACTTTCCGGTGTGAcaatcgttatttttattgccGCTGGAGTACTAACAATATTATTACTGTTTATATTTGCAAAACGACAAATTATGAGATTTGCATTACGATCACGCCGTGGCCCTCATATCCCTATCGGGCACGATGCACGAAAG TCACTGAAGAAGGAGATTGAAAGACGAATAGAAGTAATACCAAGAATTCAATACGAGCCACAACTTATTAGCGATCcaagatttattttaactCCTCGAGGACAGGTTTCACCTCATTACTACAGATTAAAAGCTGTAGATGATGTTAAGACCTTgg aagctgaaattactaaatatgataattgtttaaaaagaCATCCATCTGAAAATTTACGGGCATATTTACTTGCCATATTGGCAACGCCATTAAATGGAAGTGGACAACGATTAATTCATCAGTTCTGCGATTTATATGAACATGCACGACACGATCCAACTGAATTTGGTGATGAGGAATATCAAGTATATACTCGTTTATTCCTTAAGTTAATGGACGC GGCtcgtttattaaaatcatatcCAAGCAGTAGGAAATCTAGTCCAAGCCGCACacctataaaaaaaaacattgaaaCGAAACGGAATATATTAGAACCCAAGATGAAACTACTGGAAGATCAAACATTGACTGGATCACGTCCGAATACATTAACCGTGATGATGTTGGATAATAGCGAAACATCTGTTTAG
- the LOC139992236 gene encoding uncharacterized protein isoform X1, whose product MNPENILKNYVLSQYTTEKLKVIKEKLKQDIIQADPLWQIVTRKKGVTHIDVEETSSESNNDCNDILSNTSDQFSSTQFYFTQLDKLWDKNIKQEYVPKLDITEYLFEELECPNGKLDLNQLENLTDAEFQEIVCDLEKKLTMMGTYNLCCSLNNMTLEQRVKYTETFYTHLLLPKIIALKEPSRLLLSALIESTQKFPDDIQKFIFIPLLNLDLTDTTIIDAVVNTFEPQRHIVLITEYLSHVKELKSWHLSFLRTLIDTKTDITTNDKLIQLLFEKAVDFAKDKNFGKLVLSLIKSNIKFSDEQKQSLWEIANTNQTLFKKPIQNRYRRFKIKI is encoded by the exons atgaatccggaaaatattttaaaaaattatgtattatcCCAATATACCACGGAAAagttaaaagtaattaaagaGAAATTGAAACAAGATATAATTCAAGCTGATCCTTTATGGCAAATAGTAACTAGGAAG AAAGGAGTAACACATATAGATGTAGAAGAAACTTCAAGCGAAAGCAATAATGATTGTAATGATATTCTATCCAACACGTCAGATCAATTTTCATCTACTCAGTTTTATTTTACACAACTTGATAAGCTCtgggataaaaatattaaacaggAGTATGTACCAAAACTTGATATCACAGAATATCTTTTTGAAGAATTGGAATGCCCTAATGGAAAATTAGATCTAAATCAATTAGAGAATTTAACAGATGCAGAATTTCAAGAAATAGTCTgtgatttagaaaaaaaacTAACTATGATGGGTACATATAATCTATGTTGTTCCTTGAATAATATGACTTTGGAACAACGAGTTAAATACACAGAAACTTTTTATACCCATTTATTATTACCAAAG ATTATTGCTTTGAAAGAACCTTCCAGATTACTTTTATCTGCTTTAATAGAGAGCACTCAGAAATTTCCGGATGATATTCagaagtttatttttattccccTTTTAAACCTTGATTTAACAGACACAACAATTATTGATGCTGTagtaaatacttttgaacCTCAAAGACATATCGTTCTTATTAC AGAATATTTATCACATGTGAAAGAACTCAAATCATGGCATCTTTCTTTCCTACGTACTTTAATTGATACTAAAACAGATATTACCACAAATGACAAACTTATACAGTTATTATTTGAGAAAGCGGTTGACTTTGCCAAGGATAAAAATTTTGGGAAGCTTGTATTATCACTTATAAagtcaaatattaaattttcagatGAACAAAAACAATCATTATGGGAAATAGCAAATACTAATCAAACATTGTTTAAAAAACCTATTCAAAAT AGGTATAGGAGatttaaaatcaaaatataa
- the LOC139992236 gene encoding uncharacterized protein isoform X2, producing MNPENILKNYVLSQYTTEKLKVIKEKLKQDIIQADPLWQIVTRKKGVTHIDVEETSSESNNDCNDILSNTSDQFSSTQFYFTQLDKLWDKNIKQEYVPKLDITEYLFEELECPNGKLDLNQLENLTDAEFQEIVCDLEKKLTMMGTYNLCCSLNNMTLEQRVKYTETFYTHLLLPKIIALKEPSRLLLSALIESTQKFPDDIQKFIFIPLLNLDLTDTTIIDAVVNTFEPQRHIVLITEYLSHVKELKSWHLSFLRTLIDTKTDITTNDKLIQLLFEKAVDFAKDKNFGKLVLSLIKSNIKFSDEQKQSLWEIANTNQTLFKKPIQNVLKSM from the exons atgaatccggaaaatattttaaaaaattatgtattatcCCAATATACCACGGAAAagttaaaagtaattaaagaGAAATTGAAACAAGATATAATTCAAGCTGATCCTTTATGGCAAATAGTAACTAGGAAG AAAGGAGTAACACATATAGATGTAGAAGAAACTTCAAGCGAAAGCAATAATGATTGTAATGATATTCTATCCAACACGTCAGATCAATTTTCATCTACTCAGTTTTATTTTACACAACTTGATAAGCTCtgggataaaaatattaaacaggAGTATGTACCAAAACTTGATATCACAGAATATCTTTTTGAAGAATTGGAATGCCCTAATGGAAAATTAGATCTAAATCAATTAGAGAATTTAACAGATGCAGAATTTCAAGAAATAGTCTgtgatttagaaaaaaaacTAACTATGATGGGTACATATAATCTATGTTGTTCCTTGAATAATATGACTTTGGAACAACGAGTTAAATACACAGAAACTTTTTATACCCATTTATTATTACCAAAG ATTATTGCTTTGAAAGAACCTTCCAGATTACTTTTATCTGCTTTAATAGAGAGCACTCAGAAATTTCCGGATGATATTCagaagtttatttttattccccTTTTAAACCTTGATTTAACAGACACAACAATTATTGATGCTGTagtaaatacttttgaacCTCAAAGACATATCGTTCTTATTAC AGAATATTTATCACATGTGAAAGAACTCAAATCATGGCATCTTTCTTTCCTACGTACTTTAATTGATACTAAAACAGATATTACCACAAATGACAAACTTATACAGTTATTATTTGAGAAAGCGGTTGACTTTGCCAAGGATAAAAATTTTGGGAAGCTTGTATTATCACTTATAAagtcaaatattaaattttcagatGAACAAAAACAATCATTATGGGAAATAGCAAATACTAATCAAACATTGTTTAAAAAACCTATTCAAAATGTACTAAAATCTATGTAA
- the Imd gene encoding death domain-containing immune deficiency protein produces the protein MPILSNLSHRFHMLTTDAKPDPPRIPIEGYTHNLEPNTVNGDETKTTKFESVPITTEPQLELKNVTSPEKNDAVPITSAKSSTEKQDLNDTKASQDDAKERRKPNIKTKTKSKQRKHSQGTHVVNYNIINSNGVKIGSKTSYICNINQFAKNNSDASEETWTKNIRQMPAEVERLCTCTDEINLDDIFIIKTYIGHGWKDVARKLLYSDGQIEQFEENYKFRGISEVIYQIFLDWKQANTKNADIGNLINILWICKEYDCAIRLASARSQST, from the exons ATGCCAatactttcaaatttatctcatcgttttcatatgttaACAACCGATGCGAAACCTGATCCACCACGAATACCGATCGAAGGATATACTCACAATTTAGAACCAAATACAGTAAACGGCGATGAAACGAAAACGACCAAATTCGAATCTGTTCCAATTACTACAGAACCGCAATTGGAATTAAAGAACGTAACGTCCCCCGAAAAAAACGACGCAGTACCTATTACGAGCGCCAAGTCTTCTACCGAAAAACAAGATCTGAATGATACGAAAGCTTCCCAAGATGATGCAAAAGAACGTAGAAAACCGAATATTaaaacgaaaacaaaatcgAAACAACGCAAACATT CACAAGGAACACATGTAGtgaattacaatataattaattcaaacgGTGTAAAAATTGGCTCTAAAACTAGTtacatttgtaatattaatcaATTTGCTAAGAATAATTCTGATGCATCAGAAGAAACATGgacaaaaaatattcgacaAATGCCAGCAGAAGTAGAACGTTTATGTACTTGTACTGACGAAATTAATTTagatgatatatttataattaaaacttATATTGGACATGGTTGGAAAGACGTTGCtagaaaattgttatattCGGACGGTCAAATTGAacaattcgaagaaaattacaaatttaggGGCATAAGTGAA gtaatttatcaaatatttctgGACTGGAAACAAGCTAATACAAAAAATGCAGATATTGGTAATTTGATAAACATCTTATGGATTTGTAAAGAATACGATTGTGCAATACGATTAGCTTCTGCTCGCAGCCAATCgacataa
- the Dnk gene encoding deoxynucleoside kinase, protein MTSLGKSLFLLMKLTTSIRKLYKRPFTVCIEGNIGSGKTTFLSHFKQFNNTTVLQEPVELWRNVAGTNLLELMYTNPRRYSFLFQSYVQLTMLQLHTYESGMPYKIMERSVFSSRCFIEIMKRSKLLQDVEVMVLEDWHEWYIQNANIVTDLIIYLRTSPDIVYERMKRRARKEENCVSLEYLQQVHNIHDEWLCHQTLFNVSAPVLIIDGDKSLQEMVTQFENCKDLIFGKKGEKKN, encoded by the exons ATGACTTCATTAG GCAAATCTTTGTTTCTACTAATGAAACTGACTACTTCTATTCGCAAATTGTATAAAAGACCATTTACAGTATGCATAGAGGGCAATATAGGAAGtggtaagacaacattcttaagtcattttaaacaatttaacaATACAACTGTTTTACAAGAACCAGTAGAACTTTGGCGAAATGTTGCCGGAACAAATTTATTG GAATTAATGTACACAAATCCTAGACGCTATAGTTTCTTATTCCAATCTTATGTACAATTAACAATGCTGCAACTTCATACTTACGAATCTGGAATGCCTTATAAAATTATGGAAAGATCAGTATTTAGCTCGAGGTGctttatagaaattatgaaaCGTTCTAAACTATTACAAGATGTGGAAGTAATGGTCTTAGAAGATTGGCATGAATGGTATATACAGAATGCTAATATAGTAACGGATTTAATAA TTTATTTGAGGACATCACCGGATATTGTATATGAGAGAATGAAAAGAAGAgcgaggaaagaagaaaattgtgtATCATTAGAATATTTACAGCAAGTTCATAATATTCATGATGAGTGGCTTTGTCATCAGACACTATTTAATGTATCAGCACCAGTTTTAATAATAGATGGAGATAAAAGTTTACAAGAAATGGTCACacaatttgaaaattgcaaagacttaatttttggtaaaaaaggagaaaaaaaaaattag
- the LOC139992136 gene encoding adenosine 3'-phospho 5'-phosphosulfate transporter 1 — protein MRNFLGDAIICILLLLSVSLIFGASEIIKSFVNTGENFLKTSSYNWIIKLCLNLLSYATVLLPGCLIYKYVRHTKYIQRGGKGCIPKLVHLCFVGHYETGLLDSSSYTSTPSNHSQRTFTQDALLLLYCFFGLQISYLTWGYLQEKIMTQEYEDVAGNKDHFQDSQFLVFVNRILAFLMSGLYLIIQRQPQHKAPLYKYAFSSLSNIMSSWCQYEALKYVSFPTQVLAKASKIIPVMIMGKVVSHTTYEYYEYVTAVLISIGMTLFMLNSSDYKSDGATTISGIILLGGYLLLDSFTSTWQSALFDEYGVTSVQMMCVVNMFSCLLTAMSLFQQSSFPLIFSFMTKYPRFIVDCSLISICSASGQLYIFYTISKFGPVTFVIMMTIRQGLAILLSCLVYHHRVTVIGIIGILLVFGSVFLRMYCSNRLRAIRRRRAAQIV, from the exons ATGCGAAATTTTTTGGGCGATGCTATAATATG CATATTGCTACTACTTTCAGTAAGCCTTATATTTGGAGCTAGTGAAATTATTAAGTCTTTTGTGAATACCggagaaaattttttaaaaacttcCTCCTATAATtggattattaaattatgctTAAATTTATTGAGTTATGCTACTGTATTATTGCCAGGTTGCctcatatacaaatatgttCGTCATACCAAATATATCCAAAGGGGAG GCAAAGGGTGCATACCCAAACTAGTACATTTATGTTTTGTGGGTCATTATGAAACAGGACTACTGGATTCATCTTCTTATACATCTACGCCATCGAATCATAGCCAACGTACTTTTACACAAGATGCTTTGTTACTCCTATATTGTTTTTTTGGGCTGCAAATTAGTTATTTAACATGGGGTTACttacaagaaaaaataatGACGCAG gaATATGAAGACGTTGCTGGTAACAAGGATCATTTCCAAGATTCACAATTTCTAGTATTTGTAAATCGAATTCTTGCATTCTTAATGTCAGggttgtatttaataattcaaagaCAACCACAACACAAAGCACCTCTTTATAAGTATGCATTTAGCTCCTTATCAAATATCATGAGCAGTTGGTGTCAGTATGAAGCTCTAAAGTATGTTAGTTTCCCAACACAG GTATTGGCAAAAGCTTCGAAAATAATCCCAGTAATGATAATGGGAAAAGTAGTTTCACATACCACATATGAATATTACGAATATGTTACAGCTGTACTCATTTCTATTGGAATGACATTGTTCATGTTAAATAGTTCAGATTACAAAAGCG ATGGAGCTACAACTATATCTGGTATTATTCTCTTAGGAggctatttattattagatagTTTTACAAGTACCTGGCAAAGTGCATTATTTGATGAGTATGGGGTAACGAGTGTGCAAATGATGTGTGTAGTTAATATGTTCTCCTGTTTATTAACTGCAATGTCCTTATTTCAACAATCAAGTTTCCCTcttatattttcctttatgACAAag TATCCTAGGTTCATTGTGGATTGCTCACTTATATCAATTTGTTCAGCAAGTGGTCAATTGTATAtcttttatacaatttctaaatttgGTCCAGTGACGTTTGTCATTATGATGACTATAAGACAG gGTTTggctatattattatcttgttTGGTATATCATCATCGTGTGACAGTTATTGGTATCATTGGCATTCTACTAGTATTTGGTTCGGTATTCTTACGAATGTATTGTAGCAATCGATTACGTGCAATAAGAAGACGTAGGGCTGCGCAAATAGtataa
- the LOC139992138 gene encoding transmembrane protein 216: MPTIASSSLTYEILMYLNSFYFGMFAICELGMGFFKAANLPSPGTNTTLAEFALLFLLIITEGARIYFGRKGNLTEHGLPILIGVILTVPSSLATLYFLIWQNYVLRLEVILCSIQLVLLASELIISILCLIAIYKPSSPED, from the coding sequence ATGCCTACAATAGCCAGTTCATCTTTAACATACGAAATTCTTATGTATCTAAACTCTTTTTATTTTGGTATGTTTGCTATATGTGAACTGGGTATGGGCTTTTTTAAAGCTGCAAATCTACCTTCACCTGGCACAAATACAACATTGGCAGAGTTTGCGCTTTTGTTCTTACTTATAATCACAGAAGGAGCCAGAATTTATTTTGGAAGGAAAGGGAATTTGACAGAACATGGATTACCAATTCTTATCGGAGTTATTTTAACTGTACCCAGCTCCTTGgcaacgttatactttctaATTTGGCAAAATTATGTGCTCAGACTGGAAGTGATTCTTTGTAGCATACAATTGGTACTTCTAGCGTCTGAGTTAATCATTTCTATCTTGTGCCTCATTGCTATTTACAAACCTTCATCTCCAGAAGATTAA